One Dysosmobacter welbionis DNA segment encodes these proteins:
- a CDS encoding DNA topoisomerase 3, with product MSKLVICEKPSVAKSIASALGVTSRADGYFEGGGWLISWCIGHLVGLADAAAYDDRYKKWRYEDLPILPAPFRYVVSEEKADQFHILRSLMERPDVTELVNACDAGREGELIFRLVYEATGCSKPFSRLWISSMEDVAIREGFADLRPGKDYDPLYQSALCRQKADWLVGINASRLFSVLYHRTLNIGRVQTPTLAMLADRDSKIVLFRKEKYHHVRLALESAEAVSDRIVSPEDAQTIRDACDGKKATCVSVAQEKKTEKPPKLYDLTTLQREANRVFGYTAKQTLDYAQSLYEKKLLTYPRTDSRYLTGDMAETASVVLHLAARVPPFDACPEFFPDVLALLNDKEVSDHHALIPTLELEKEDVPALPVGERNILLLVCCKLLCAAAEPFVYEAVTAIFDCGGHTFTTKGKQVLSQGWRAIQEVFRSSLKEKPEDEDAEGVLPALTEGQVFEPVAASVTEHFTSPPKPYTEDTLLSAMENAGKEDMPDEAERKGLGTPATRAAIIEKLVSGGFVERKGKNLIPTKAGVNLVTVLPELLTSPKLTADWEQRLNEVAKGQAASEAFMDGIEAMTAELVRKYSHISEDGQKLFQPEKETVGLCPRCGKPVYEGKKNFACSDRACQFVMWKNDRFFEQRGKVFTSKIATALLKDGKTKVKGLRSLRTGKTYDGTIVLADTGGKYVNYRIEK from the coding sequence TTGAGCAAATTGGTGATCTGTGAAAAACCGAGTGTAGCAAAGAGTATCGCATCGGCCCTGGGTGTCACATCCAGGGCCGATGGCTATTTTGAAGGCGGCGGCTGGCTGATTTCTTGGTGCATTGGTCATCTGGTGGGACTGGCGGACGCGGCCGCCTACGATGACCGCTATAAGAAGTGGCGGTATGAGGACCTTCCCATCCTGCCCGCCCCCTTCCGCTATGTGGTGTCCGAGGAAAAGGCTGACCAGTTCCACATTCTCCGTTCCCTGATGGAACGCCCTGATGTGACGGAACTGGTCAACGCCTGCGACGCGGGGCGCGAAGGTGAGCTGATTTTCCGGCTGGTCTATGAGGCTACCGGATGTTCCAAGCCTTTCTCCCGCCTCTGGATTTCTTCGATGGAGGACGTGGCGATTCGGGAGGGCTTTGCCGACCTGCGCCCCGGCAAGGACTATGACCCGCTGTATCAATCGGCACTTTGCCGCCAAAAGGCGGACTGGCTTGTTGGTATCAATGCCTCACGGCTCTTTTCGGTGTTGTATCATCGAACGTTAAATATTGGGCGGGTGCAGACGCCCACCCTGGCGATGCTGGCCGACCGGGACAGCAAGATTGTCCTGTTCCGCAAGGAGAAATACCACCATGTGCGGCTGGCGCTGGAGAGCGCCGAGGCGGTCAGCGACCGCATTGTTTCCCCGGAGGACGCCCAGACCATCCGGGATGCCTGCGATGGTAAAAAAGCAACCTGTGTATCCGTGGCGCAGGAGAAAAAGACGGAGAAACCGCCCAAACTGTACGACCTGACCACCTTGCAGCGGGAGGCCAACCGGGTGTTTGGCTACACGGCCAAGCAAACCCTGGACTACGCCCAATCCCTCTATGAAAAGAAACTGCTGACCTATCCCCGCACGGACAGCCGGTATCTGACCGGCGACATGGCGGAGACCGCCTCCGTGGTCCTGCATCTGGCGGCGCGGGTGCCTCCCTTCGACGCCTGCCCAGAGTTTTTCCCCGATGTTCTGGCGCTGCTGAACGACAAGGAGGTATCCGACCACCACGCCCTGATTCCCACCCTGGAGCTGGAAAAGGAGGATGTCCCTGCGCTGCCTGTGGGCGAGCGCAATATCCTTCTGCTGGTCTGCTGCAAGCTGCTGTGTGCCGCAGCGGAGCCTTTCGTGTATGAGGCGGTCACGGCTATCTTTGACTGCGGCGGACATACCTTCACGACCAAAGGAAAACAGGTGCTTTCCCAGGGCTGGCGGGCTATCCAGGAGGTGTTCCGTTCCTCCCTGAAGGAGAAGCCGGAGGATGAAGATGCCGAGGGTGTTCTTCCCGCCTTGACCGAGGGGCAGGTTTTTGAGCCGGTCGCCGCCTCCGTCACTGAGCACTTCACTTCGCCCCCCAAGCCCTACACCGAGGATACCCTTCTGTCGGCCATGGAGAACGCAGGCAAGGAAGATATGCCGGACGAGGCAGAACGCAAGGGCCTGGGCACCCCGGCGACCAGGGCGGCCATCATCGAAAAGCTGGTGTCCGGCGGATTTGTCGAGCGCAAGGGCAAGAACCTAATCCCCACAAAGGCAGGCGTCAACCTGGTCACGGTGCTGCCGGAACTGCTGACCTCTCCCAAACTCACAGCGGATTGGGAGCAGCGGTTGAACGAGGTGGCAAAGGGTCAGGCGGCGTCGGAGGCTTTCATGGACGGGATCGAGGCGATGACGGCGGAGCTGGTGCGGAAATACTCCCACATTTCCGAGGATGGGCAAAAGCTGTTCCAGCCGGAGAAGGAGACGGTGGGGCTCTGCCCCCGCTGCGGTAAGCCGGTTTATGAGGGTAAGAAGAACTTCGCCTGTTCGGACCGTGCCTGTCAGTTTGTCATGTGGAAGAATGACCGCTTTTTCGAGCAGCGCGGAAAGGTCTTTACTTCCAAAATTGCCACTGCATTGCTCAAAGACGGAAAGACAAAGGTCAAGGGACTGCGCTCCCTGCGTACTGGGAAAACCTATGACGGGACAATCGTTCTGGCCGACACCGGCGGGAAGTATGTGAATTACCGCATTGAGAAATAA
- a CDS encoding DUF3795 domain-containing protein, whose translation MIAYCGLDCEKCDAYLATINDDQALREKTAKLWSELNHAPILPEHINCQGCRVDGVKTVYCESLCGIRQCARQKGVTTCGDCPELESCQTVGAILSNNPAALDNLKG comes from the coding sequence ATGATCGCATACTGTGGGCTGGACTGTGAGAAGTGCGACGCTTATCTTGCAACGATCAACGACGATCAGGCATTGCGCGAGAAAACTGCAAAACTATGGTCTGAATTAAATCATGCGCCCATTCTGCCGGAGCATATCAACTGTCAAGGCTGCCGCGTGGATGGAGTGAAAACGGTGTATTGTGAAAGCCTTTGCGGTATTCGTCAATGCGCCCGACAAAAAGGCGTGACGACCTGCGGTGACTGTCCTGAATTGGAAAGTTGCCAGACAGTCGGCGCAATTCTTTCCAACAACCCCGCTGCGCTGGACAACCTGAAGGGATAG